The following are encoded in a window of Betaproteobacteria bacterium genomic DNA:
- a CDS encoding 3'-5' exonuclease, translated as MTPVLAFDIETIPDTTGIRRLYGLGDDISEKEVADLAFYQRRQAAGHDFLPLYLHRVVAIACALRDSEGFRVWSLGGAQDSEAALIQRFFDGIEKFTPQLVSWNGGGFDLPVLHYRSLVNRVQAARYWGQGEDDRDFKWNNYISRYHARHLDMMDLLALYQGRAAAPLDDIAQLLGFPGKLGMDGSKVWEAYQNGEIAAIRNYCETDTANTYLVYLRFQMTRGQLTTRAYEQETELVRASLHNSPATHWREFLARWPAA; from the coding sequence TCTGTATGGCTTGGGTGACGACATTTCCGAAAAAGAAGTGGCCGATCTGGCGTTTTACCAGCGCCGGCAGGCTGCGGGGCACGATTTTCTGCCGCTCTACCTACATCGCGTGGTGGCTATCGCATGTGCCCTAAGGGACAGCGAGGGATTTCGCGTCTGGAGTTTAGGCGGTGCGCAAGACAGCGAGGCGGCGTTAATTCAGAGATTTTTCGACGGCATAGAGAAATTCACGCCGCAACTTGTCTCGTGGAATGGCGGAGGGTTCGATCTTCCCGTCCTGCACTACCGGTCCTTGGTGAACCGCGTGCAGGCCGCGCGCTACTGGGGGCAGGGCGAGGATGACCGTGACTTCAAATGGAACAACTACATCAGCCGTTACCACGCCCGGCACTTGGACATGATGGATCTGCTGGCTTTATACCAGGGGCGGGCCGCTGCTCCGCTGGATGATATCGCGCAATTGCTGGGTTTCCCTGGAAAGCTCGGGATGGACGGCTCCAAGGTTTGGGAGGCCTACCAAAATGGAGAAATCGCCGCCATACGAAATTATTGCGAGACTGATACGGCCAACACTTATTTGGTGTATTTGCGCTTTCAAATGACTCGCGGACAATTGACCACGCGGGCCTACGAGCAAGAAACCGAGTTGGTGCGCGCGAGTTTGCACAATTCGCCTGCGACGCACTGGCGGGAATTCCTCGCGCGCTGGCCTGCCGCGTAA